The Salvelinus fontinalis isolate EN_2023a chromosome 31, ASM2944872v1, whole genome shotgun sequence genome has a window encoding:
- the vwa1 gene encoding von Willebrand factor A domain-containing protein 1 isoform X2 encodes MDAVGERNNVVGETKMLNCCEGDILFLLDSSGSVSSYEYSRMLGFLSELLLPFSLGEDQVRVGLLQVGTQPRLEFGFDAHNTQSGLQEALGNTKALRGDTNTEEALRMAKDWVLKPGGAGGARTELPRVLVWLTDGVKPGDVIGPMEELREEGVAVLVISTGHGNYQVLRQVVTPPVESHLYFVDIDDMSIITEDLREAIIEILWAERLQVRDVSTDSAVLQWRPVLAGLTGYYDIRFGPAPSGGMVGGGAGGPGTSPSTSGGQYQRLTRPGDSSTARLTGLKPDTTYTATLTPESNLQVLNPLSVTFTTKPEVLSPAVVTVSDSEANSVRVSWGPLQPESVQSFQVEYSALPGGKLHMTTVGRGQNSTMLTNLQPDTQYLVTVSARHSYGQERAMSVKVCTEEVRPDLADLRLTTVGSDSVQVDWKASMDGLRGYWLTWEGQDGHGSTTAQRSSFYLPPNLLSTRLTHLPPATRVCVSPVYRTTRGKGLCCTAQFYSDASAWGHRS; translated from the exons tgttgaACTGCTGTGAGGGTGACATCCTCTTCCTATTGGACTCCTCGGGCAGCGTCTCATCCTATGAGTACTCCCGCATGCTGGGCTTCCTGTCCGagctcctcctccccttctcattGGGCGAGGACCAGGTGAGGGTGGGGCTACTGCAGGTGGGCACCCAACCCCGCCTCGAGTTTGGCTTTGACGCCCACAATACCCAATCTGGCCTCCAGGAGGCACTGGGGAACACCAAGGCTCTGAGGGGCGACACCAATACAGAGGAGGCCCTCAGGATGGCCAAGGACTGGGTGCTGAAGCCTGGAGGGGCCGGGGGGGCCAGGACAGAGCTACCCAGGGTTCTAGTGTGGCTGACGGACGGGGTGAAGCCGGGTGATGTGATTGGACCAATGGAGGAGCTGAGAGAGGAGGGCGTGGCCGTTCTGGTGATCTCCACGGGCCACGGGAACTACCAGGTGCTGCGGCAGGTGGTCACCCCACCTGTGGAGTCACACCTGTACTTTGTGGACATCGACGATATGAGTATCATCACCGAGGACCTGAGGGAAGCCATTattg AGATCCTCTGGGCTGAACGGCTCCAGGTGCGAGATGTGTCCACAGACAGCGCTGTGCTGCAGTGGCGACCGGTTTTGGCCGGTTTGACCGGCTATTATGACATCCGGTTTGGACCGGCTCCCAGTGGGGGAATGGttggaggaggagcaggggggcCTGGTACCAGCCCCAGTACCAGCGGTGGCCAGTACCAGAGACTCACCCGGCCAGGGGACTCTAGCACGGCCAGGCTGACGGGACTAAAGCCAGACACCACCTACACAGCCACACTGACTCCTGAGTCCAACCTGCAGGTGCTCAACCCCCTCTCCGTCACCTTCACCACTAAGCCAG AGGTGTTGAGCCCAGCCGTGGTGACGGTGTCTGATTCAGAGGCCAACAGTGTGAGGGTGAGCTGGGGTCCTCTGCAGCCAGAGTCTGTCCAGAGCTTCCAGGTGGAGTACTCAGCGCTCCCGGGGGGGAAGCTTCACATGACTACTGTGGGCCGGGGGCAGAACTCCACCATGCTGACCAACCTCCAGCCAGACACCCAGTACCTGGTCACCGTGAGCGCCCGTCACTCCTATGGCCAGGAGAGGGCCATGTCTGTAAAAGTGTGCACTGAGGAGG tGAGGCCGGATCTTGCAGACCTGCGGCTGACCACAGTGGGCAGTGACTCTGTGCAGGTGGACTGGAAAGCCAGCATGGACGGCCTCAGGGGCTACTGGCTCACCTGGGAGGGACAGGACGGCCACGGCTCTACCACAGCCCAGCGCTCCTCCTTCTACCTGCCCCCCAACTTACTGTCCACACGTCTGACACACCTGCCCCCCGCCACCAGAGTGTGTGTGTCGCCTGTATACCGGACGACACGCGGGAAGGGCCTCTGCTGCACGGCCCAGTTTTATTCAG
- the vwa1 gene encoding von Willebrand factor A domain-containing protein 1 isoform X1, with amino-acid sequence MESRILFTCILVGMFLRKSCGQNSATEEVLNCCEGDILFLLDSSGSVSSYEYSRMLGFLSELLLPFSLGEDQVRVGLLQVGTQPRLEFGFDAHNTQSGLQEALGNTKALRGDTNTEEALRMAKDWVLKPGGAGGARTELPRVLVWLTDGVKPGDVIGPMEELREEGVAVLVISTGHGNYQVLRQVVTPPVESHLYFVDIDDMSIITEDLREAIIEILWAERLQVRDVSTDSAVLQWRPVLAGLTGYYDIRFGPAPSGGMVGGGAGGPGTSPSTSGGQYQRLTRPGDSSTARLTGLKPDTTYTATLTPESNLQVLNPLSVTFTTKPEVLSPAVVTVSDSEANSVRVSWGPLQPESVQSFQVEYSALPGGKLHMTTVGRGQNSTMLTNLQPDTQYLVTVSARHSYGQERAMSVKVCTEEVRPDLADLRLTTVGSDSVQVDWKASMDGLRGYWLTWEGQDGHGSTTAQRSSFYLPPNLLSTRLTHLPPATRVCVSPVYRTTRGKGLCCTAQFYSDASAWGHRS; translated from the exons ATGGAGAGTCGGATTTTGTTTACTTGCATACTGGTTGGAATGTTCCTGCGGAAATCATGTGGTCAAAACTCAGCAACTGAAGAAG tgttgaACTGCTGTGAGGGTGACATCCTCTTCCTATTGGACTCCTCGGGCAGCGTCTCATCCTATGAGTACTCCCGCATGCTGGGCTTCCTGTCCGagctcctcctccccttctcattGGGCGAGGACCAGGTGAGGGTGGGGCTACTGCAGGTGGGCACCCAACCCCGCCTCGAGTTTGGCTTTGACGCCCACAATACCCAATCTGGCCTCCAGGAGGCACTGGGGAACACCAAGGCTCTGAGGGGCGACACCAATACAGAGGAGGCCCTCAGGATGGCCAAGGACTGGGTGCTGAAGCCTGGAGGGGCCGGGGGGGCCAGGACAGAGCTACCCAGGGTTCTAGTGTGGCTGACGGACGGGGTGAAGCCGGGTGATGTGATTGGACCAATGGAGGAGCTGAGAGAGGAGGGCGTGGCCGTTCTGGTGATCTCCACGGGCCACGGGAACTACCAGGTGCTGCGGCAGGTGGTCACCCCACCTGTGGAGTCACACCTGTACTTTGTGGACATCGACGATATGAGTATCATCACCGAGGACCTGAGGGAAGCCATTattg AGATCCTCTGGGCTGAACGGCTCCAGGTGCGAGATGTGTCCACAGACAGCGCTGTGCTGCAGTGGCGACCGGTTTTGGCCGGTTTGACCGGCTATTATGACATCCGGTTTGGACCGGCTCCCAGTGGGGGAATGGttggaggaggagcaggggggcCTGGTACCAGCCCCAGTACCAGCGGTGGCCAGTACCAGAGACTCACCCGGCCAGGGGACTCTAGCACGGCCAGGCTGACGGGACTAAAGCCAGACACCACCTACACAGCCACACTGACTCCTGAGTCCAACCTGCAGGTGCTCAACCCCCTCTCCGTCACCTTCACCACTAAGCCAG AGGTGTTGAGCCCAGCCGTGGTGACGGTGTCTGATTCAGAGGCCAACAGTGTGAGGGTGAGCTGGGGTCCTCTGCAGCCAGAGTCTGTCCAGAGCTTCCAGGTGGAGTACTCAGCGCTCCCGGGGGGGAAGCTTCACATGACTACTGTGGGCCGGGGGCAGAACTCCACCATGCTGACCAACCTCCAGCCAGACACCCAGTACCTGGTCACCGTGAGCGCCCGTCACTCCTATGGCCAGGAGAGGGCCATGTCTGTAAAAGTGTGCACTGAGGAGG tGAGGCCGGATCTTGCAGACCTGCGGCTGACCACAGTGGGCAGTGACTCTGTGCAGGTGGACTGGAAAGCCAGCATGGACGGCCTCAGGGGCTACTGGCTCACCTGGGAGGGACAGGACGGCCACGGCTCTACCACAGCCCAGCGCTCCTCCTTCTACCTGCCCCCCAACTTACTGTCCACACGTCTGACACACCTGCCCCCCGCCACCAGAGTGTGTGTGTCGCCTGTATACCGGACGACACGCGGGAAGGGCCTCTGCTGCACGGCCCAGTTTTATTCAG